In Calothrix sp. PCC 7507, one DNA window encodes the following:
- a CDS encoding TonB-dependent siderophore receptor, with protein sequence MQRLSSNIWLWLVMSFLPLLMAQSARAEVNQKEQTIITKIKRLSEREQPATNISGLFAQSSTPSLEIIPVTGVKANPTEKGVEIILQTSKGEQLQITNSSTSNNFIADITNAQLRLPNGDGFTFRSEKPTVGITEITVTNFDAKTIRVTVIGEKSLPVVELFDGDEGLIFGVASTETATKPPETPQTEAKPATETPQQDNPIELVVTGEQDGYRVPNSSTATGTDTPILETPFSVQVIPQEIIRDQQITQVKDALSNISGVTYGGDVQGRSGNTFSIRGFTGAPVLLDGFRRFGSSGEGSSQPNFEVANLEQIEVLKGPASILYGAIEPGGLINLVSKKPKAEPFYETELQVGSRGFVRPRFDISGPLTDDGKVLYRLNGLFQNFNSFQNYEQPDQRYFIAPTIAWKINDRTDLNISLEYANSTRPAIFGIPAVGKGVADVPRDRIITEPSDTVTNITTNIGYTLEHRFDANWKLRNAFRYTSYEYDFGVVALPLFFDEATSTVGRFLASQESQNKDYTFQTNVTGKFATGDIKHTLLAGIDYVYRDSRIFSAVDFTFRPLNLFNPTYGLVKPSEDTLLGFGGSTTTGNSWGFYLQDQISILKNLQLLAGIRYDTLSLNTVNIPGSSTLAGESATNATAFTPRFGLLYQLSDRLSLYGSYSQSFAPNTATTVTGEVLPPQRGKGYEFGIKSEFLNGKLFATLAYFDVTKQNIAVTDPNFPLFSIASGEQRSRGFEFDLSGEILPGWKIIASYANINGEVTADTNGANIGNKLFGLPENSASLWTTYEIQQGDLQGLGLGLGFNYVGDRQGDLENSFSLGSYFTTNAAIFYKRDKWRIGLNFRNIGDVKYIESAFGGRGASNNFGDPFTVIGSISVQF encoded by the coding sequence ATGCAACGGTTGTCGTCTAACATTTGGCTGTGGTTGGTGATGAGTTTTCTGCCCTTGTTGATGGCACAATCTGCACGGGCAGAAGTGAACCAGAAAGAGCAAACAATAATTACAAAAATTAAGCGCCTCAGCGAACGGGAACAACCAGCCACAAACATTAGCGGGTTGTTTGCTCAATCTTCAACACCTTCATTAGAAATCATTCCAGTCACGGGAGTGAAGGCAAATCCGACGGAAAAAGGTGTAGAGATAATTCTCCAAACTAGCAAAGGGGAACAGTTACAAATCACTAACAGCAGTACTAGTAATAATTTTATTGCTGATATTACCAACGCTCAATTGCGTTTACCTAATGGCGATGGTTTTACCTTCCGTTCAGAGAAACCAACTGTGGGAATTACTGAGATAACTGTAACCAACTTTGATGCAAAAACAATTCGAGTCACAGTTATAGGCGAAAAAAGTTTACCAGTAGTCGAGTTATTTGATGGTGATGAAGGTTTGATTTTTGGTGTCGCATCTACAGAAACCGCAACTAAGCCACCAGAAACACCGCAAACGGAAGCAAAACCAGCCACTGAAACACCACAGCAGGATAACCCGATTGAGTTGGTGGTGACAGGGGAGCAAGATGGCTATCGCGTACCAAATAGTTCTACAGCCACAGGAACGGATACGCCTATTTTGGAAACTCCATTTTCAGTGCAGGTGATTCCGCAAGAAATTATTCGAGATCAGCAGATTACACAAGTCAAAGATGCGCTCAGTAATATTAGTGGCGTTACCTATGGAGGTGATGTACAAGGAAGAAGCGGCAATACTTTTAGTATTCGCGGATTTACAGGCGCTCCAGTGTTGTTGGATGGATTTAGAAGATTTGGCTCCTCTGGAGAAGGGAGTTCACAGCCAAATTTTGAAGTTGCCAATTTGGAGCAAATTGAAGTCCTCAAAGGGCCAGCCTCAATTTTGTATGGGGCGATTGAGCCTGGTGGATTGATTAATTTGGTGTCAAAGAAGCCCAAAGCAGAGCCATTTTATGAAACAGAACTTCAAGTAGGTAGTCGTGGATTTGTTCGACCCCGATTTGATATTTCTGGTCCTTTAACCGATGATGGCAAGGTGCTTTATCGCTTGAACGGTTTGTTCCAGAACTTTAACAGTTTTCAGAACTATGAGCAGCCCGATCAAAGATACTTTATTGCACCTACCATTGCATGGAAAATTAACGATCGCACCGATCTGAATATTTCACTTGAATATGCAAATAGCACCCGTCCCGCTATCTTTGGGATTCCGGCGGTTGGGAAGGGAGTCGCCGATGTACCACGCGATCGCATTATCACTGAACCAAGTGATACAGTTACGAACATAACCACCAATATCGGCTACACCCTTGAACATCGCTTTGATGCGAATTGGAAGCTGCGTAACGCTTTCCGCTATACATCTTATGAATACGATTTTGGAGTGGTGGCACTGCCATTGTTTTTTGACGAAGCAACAAGCACTGTAGGTCGTTTTCTTGCTTCTCAAGAATCTCAGAATAAAGACTATACCTTCCAAACAAATGTGACTGGCAAGTTTGCCACAGGTGATATCAAGCATACACTTCTTGCTGGTATAGACTACGTTTACAGAGATAGCCGCATTTTCTCAGCAGTTGATTTTACTTTCAGACCCCTAAATTTATTTAATCCCACTTACGGATTGGTAAAGCCCAGTGAAGATACATTATTAGGCTTTGGTGGTAGCACTACAACTGGTAATAGCTGGGGCTTCTATTTGCAAGATCAGATTTCCATTCTCAAGAATTTACAACTACTTGCAGGTATCCGTTACGATACACTTTCTCTAAATACTGTAAATATACCAGGTTCATCAACCCTAGCTGGTGAAAGTGCTACTAATGCGACAGCCTTTACGCCTCGGTTTGGATTGCTGTACCAATTGAGCGATCGCCTTTCGCTTTATGGCAGTTACTCCCAATCCTTTGCGCCAAACACCGCAACAACAGTCACAGGGGAGGTATTGCCACCGCAACGGGGCAAAGGATATGAATTCGGTATTAAATCAGAGTTTTTAAATGGCAAGCTGTTTGCCACTCTCGCCTACTTTGATGTCACCAAACAAAATATTGCCGTTACCGATCCTAACTTTCCGCTCTTTTCCATCGCTTCTGGCGAACAACGCAGCCGTGGGTTCGAGTTTGATTTGTCGGGGGAAATTCTGCCGGGATGGAAGATTATTGCTTCCTATGCCAATATCAACGGTGAAGTGACTGCTGATACCAATGGGGCCAATATTGGTAACAAATTGTTTGGGCTTCCTGAAAATAGTGCCAGCCTTTGGACTACCTACGAAATTCAGCAAGGAGATTTGCAAGGATTAGGTTTGGGACTAGGCTTTAATTATGTTGGCGATCGCCAAGGAGATTTAGAGAATAGTTTTTCTCTTGGTAGTTATTTTACTACTAACGC
- a CDS encoding helix-turn-helix transcriptional regulator produces the protein MTEKECNELWAEAEQNRQQNSESDDFLYQVPQHIGAGYVEKMEIYPHLWLSIFDYQYHDRTLFKTPDHHHLLQFCVFLSGVTTNEHGGKIDQKHTLISGSGIQRGMILESQKSQRFVGVDINMPAELLKTFFPTKDGEMISELGFLAKDNDWQSVLYPQITPTVKGVVEQMINCSYTGVMKRMFLQVKTLEIIALQLAPIITDQDEPQPRFRAGTVERIYQAREILLTCIDNPPTLLELAQQVGVSDRTLQRGFQRLFGTTVFGYLTDKRMEQAAQWLREGNRTVLEVAIMTGYSNPTHFSVAFKRKFGISPSQCFLGKKSV, from the coding sequence ATGACGGAAAAAGAATGCAATGAACTGTGGGCAGAAGCAGAACAGAATCGGCAGCAAAATTCAGAATCGGATGATTTTCTTTATCAAGTACCTCAGCATATTGGCGCAGGTTATGTAGAAAAAATGGAAATTTATCCACATCTTTGGCTGTCAATTTTTGACTATCAATACCACGATCGCACTCTGTTTAAAACCCCTGATCATCATCATCTCCTACAATTTTGCGTTTTCCTTTCAGGTGTCACAACAAATGAACATGGAGGAAAGATTGATCAAAAACATACGTTGATTTCGGGTAGTGGTATTCAACGAGGAATGATATTAGAGTCCCAAAAGTCACAGAGATTTGTGGGTGTAGATATCAATATGCCAGCAGAGTTATTAAAAACTTTTTTCCCAACAAAAGATGGCGAAATGATCTCAGAGTTGGGCTTTCTGGCAAAGGATAATGATTGGCAGTCAGTACTTTATCCTCAAATCACACCCACAGTTAAAGGGGTAGTAGAGCAGATGATTAACTGTTCCTACACAGGCGTAATGAAGCGGATGTTTTTGCAGGTAAAAACCCTGGAAATAATCGCGTTGCAGTTAGCTCCAATAATTACAGATCAAGATGAACCGCAACCACGATTTAGAGCCGGAACTGTCGAGCGGATATATCAAGCAAGAGAAATTTTACTCACCTGTATAGACAATCCACCAACATTATTAGAATTAGCACAACAGGTGGGAGTAAGCGATCGCACTCTCCAACGTGGTTTTCAGCGACTCTTCGGTACTACCGTATTTGGTTACTTAACAGATAAACGGATGGAGCAAGCAGCACAGTGGCTCAGAGAAGGAAATCGCACGGTGCTAGAAGTAGCAATTATGACTGGTTACTCTAATCCCACACACTTTAGTGTTGCTTTTAAACGCAAGTTTGGCATCTCTCCCAGTCAGTGTTTTTTAGGGAAAAAGTCCGTTTGA
- a CDS encoding AraC family transcriptional regulator has product MTITLSQQAFDELFQETVAPDQHPDPDDVLDVVYKYPRRLGQGYWRRIELRQGLELIIGNLQMRDRMIILQPEQEHDWLEYHFHFSGEHHDQYRNVGAGEYSFVGSGLDPKQTSYCADKNSFLEVNILMQPESLYSFAANQQGQLPPILQPWIRQPHQTYYCRCGTATPAMRTVARQIIQCPYQGIAKRLYLEGKALELMGMLVAQETEIKNANNHLHTLKPDVVARIYHARDILLKRLNNPPSFMELSRAVGLNDYLLKQGFRQVFGTTAFNYLHHHRLEQARQLLDTGDLKVSEIANIVGFVSHSYFTAAFRKKFGFCPKQYQIQQKKSI; this is encoded by the coding sequence ATGACAATCACCCTTTCCCAACAAGCCTTTGATGAACTGTTTCAGGAGACGGTGGCACCTGATCAACATCCAGATCCAGATGATGTGTTGGATGTGGTGTACAAATACCCGCGACGCCTAGGACAAGGTTACTGGCGGAGAATTGAGTTGCGCCAGGGGTTGGAGTTGATTATTGGCAATTTGCAAATGCGCGATCGCATGATTATTCTCCAACCAGAACAAGAACATGATTGGTTAGAGTATCACTTTCATTTTTCTGGAGAACATCACGATCAATACAGAAACGTTGGCGCAGGTGAATACAGTTTCGTAGGGAGTGGACTAGATCCCAAGCAAACAAGTTATTGTGCCGATAAAAACTCCTTTCTGGAGGTGAATATCCTGATGCAGCCTGAATCACTATATTCTTTTGCTGCCAATCAACAAGGACAATTACCCCCAATTTTACAACCGTGGATTCGGCAACCTCATCAAACATATTACTGCCGTTGTGGAACTGCAACACCTGCAATGCGGACTGTGGCACGGCAAATTATCCAGTGTCCTTACCAGGGAATCGCCAAGCGACTGTATTTGGAAGGTAAAGCTTTAGAGTTGATGGGAATGTTGGTTGCACAGGAGACGGAAATCAAAAATGCTAATAACCACCTGCACACTTTGAAGCCGGATGTAGTAGCAAGAATCTACCATGCTAGAGATATTTTGCTGAAACGATTGAATAATCCGCCTTCGTTTATGGAATTGTCAAGGGCAGTAGGTTTAAATGATTATCTACTCAAACAGGGGTTTCGTCAGGTATTTGGCACAACGGCTTTTAACTATTTACATCACCATCGCTTAGAACAAGCGCGTCAACTCCTAGATACTGGAGATTTGAAAGTGTCAGAAATTGCTAATATTGTCGGATTTGTCAGTCACAGTTATTTCACCGCAGCCTTTAGGAAAAAATTCGGTTTTTGTCCCAAGCAATATCAGATACAGCAGAAAAAATCTATCTAG
- a CDS encoding AraC family transcriptional regulator, giving the protein MTVFGYLHGYSMEQAWQMLQTGTWKVTEVANMVGYNDLTAFGRAFRKKFGIRPRDCLKNFLFKPR; this is encoded by the coding sequence TTGACGGTATTTGGTTATCTCCACGGTTATTCTATGGAGCAAGCATGGCAAATGCTGCAAACGGGGACATGGAAAGTCACAGAAGTTGCCAACATGGTCGGTTACAATGATTTGACTGCTTTTGGCAGAGCCTTTCGCAAAAAGTTTGGCATCCGTCCACGGGATTGTCTGAAAAATTTTCTGTTTAAGCCGAGATAA
- the dcd gene encoding dCTP deaminase has translation MAQKGMISPFEPSLIRKVQHNPDVKAQPVISYGLSSYGYDIRLSSAEFRIFRHIPGTVVDPKNFNPQNLEATQLHTDIDGSYFILPAHSYGLGVALEKLEVPDYITVICIGKSTYARCGIIANLTPAEAAWRGHLTLEFSNSSSADCRIYANEGVVQLLFLAGEPCAISYEARQGKYQDQAEIVTLAKV, from the coding sequence ATGGCACAAAAGGGCATGATTTCCCCCTTTGAGCCAAGCTTAATCCGAAAAGTGCAACATAACCCAGATGTAAAAGCTCAACCTGTAATCAGCTACGGTTTATCTTCATATGGCTATGATATCCGCCTATCGAGCGCTGAATTTCGCATTTTTCGCCACATTCCCGGAACTGTAGTTGATCCGAAAAACTTTAATCCTCAGAATTTAGAAGCAACACAGCTACACACAGATATTGATGGTAGTTATTTTATCTTGCCTGCTCATTCCTATGGATTGGGAGTGGCGCTAGAAAAGTTAGAGGTTCCAGACTACATAACGGTAATCTGTATCGGTAAATCTACTTACGCAAGATGTGGCATAATAGCAAATCTAACACCAGCAGAGGCTGCATGGCGAGGTCATCTTACCTTAGAATTTTCCAATTCTTCTAGTGCTGATTGTCGCATCTATGCTAATGAAGGTGTGGTGCAGTTGCTATTTTTAGCAGGCGAACCCTGCGCCATCAGTTACGAAGCGCGTCAGGGTAAATATCAGGATCAAGCTGAGATAGTGACGTTGGCTAAAGTTTAA
- a CDS encoding P-loop NTPase family protein has translation MVAQLDTTSVNSTLSLLSPVEGLVQVFTSSHRNFFTSVMAQSLRIAGQGTPVLIVQFLKGGIRQGQEKPIQLGQNLDWIRCDLPRCIDTPQLDDTENQALQKLWQHTQQVVCEGKYSLVVLDELSLAINFGLIPETEVLAFLAKRPSHIDIILTGPEMPKSLLDVADQITEIRRTHRP, from the coding sequence ATGGTTGCCCAATTAGACACCACCAGTGTAAATTCTACCCTTAGCCTACTATCTCCAGTAGAAGGATTAGTGCAAGTTTTCACTAGCTCTCATCGCAATTTTTTTACTAGCGTCATGGCGCAATCACTGAGAATCGCCGGTCAGGGCACGCCTGTATTAATAGTACAGTTCCTCAAAGGCGGTATTCGTCAAGGACAAGAAAAACCCATTCAGTTGGGACAAAATTTAGATTGGATTCGCTGTGATTTGCCGCGCTGTATCGATACACCACAACTCGACGACACAGAAAATCAAGCCTTACAAAAGCTGTGGCAACATACACAACAGGTAGTATGTGAGGGTAAGTATTCTCTCGTAGTGTTAGATGAGTTAAGTTTAGCTATTAACTTTGGTTTAATCCCAGAAACTGAAGTGTTAGCATTTCTCGCAAAACGCCCTTCTCATATCGATATCATTCTCACCGGGCCAGAAATGCCAAAATCTCTACTAGATGTAGCAGATCAAATTACAGAAATCCGTCGTACTCACCGACCGTAA
- a CDS encoding nucleoside monophosphate kinase produces MRLVILGGSGSGKSTQGQRLCRHFDILHISTGEILRQAMSGEKPFSLGEESSLGDISSLNHLGRYAQPYVEKGELVPDNMMIDLIRTQLKQIDVNSGWLLEGYPRTAFQAEELDFLLDYLGQKLDWAIYLQVPEAVMVNRCLGRSLPDEQPEIVQRRIELFYDRTVPILEYYDRRRRLLTINGDQLREVVQQNILNLLSVT; encoded by the coding sequence GTGAGATTGGTGATTCTGGGAGGTTCAGGATCGGGGAAAAGCACTCAAGGACAAAGGCTTTGTAGACATTTTGACATTCTTCATATTTCTACAGGTGAGATTTTACGGCAAGCAATGTCTGGAGAGAAGCCATTTTCTTTAGGGGAAGAGAGTTCTCTAGGAGACATTTCTAGCCTTAATCATCTCGGTCGCTACGCACAACCGTATGTAGAAAAAGGCGAGTTAGTCCCGGACAATATGATGATTGACTTGATCCGGACACAGCTTAAACAGATTGATGTCAACAGTGGTTGGTTGTTAGAAGGGTATCCCCGCACTGCCTTCCAAGCCGAGGAACTGGATTTTTTACTAGATTATTTAGGGCAAAAGTTAGACTGGGCAATTTATTTACAAGTCCCAGAAGCAGTTATGGTTAATCGGTGTTTAGGGCGATCGCTTCCAGATGAGCAACCAGAAATTGTCCAGCGCCGGATAGAGTTATTCTACGATCGCACTGTACCCATCCTAGAATATTATGATCGTCGTCGCCGCCTACTGACAATCAACGGCGACCAATTACGCGAAGTAGTACAGCAAAACATTCTGAATTTGCTTTCAGTTACTTAG
- the rph gene encoding ribonuclease PH, translating into MVWQRPDGRQPYELRPLSFHTGFTRFAPGSVLAKCGDTQVICTVSVAEGVPKFLAGTGKGWLTAEYRMLPSATQQRHERELLKLSGRTQEIQRLIGRSLRAAIDFNILGERTLTVDADVLQADAGTRTTAITGSFVALANAISQLLHQGVIERSPLKEQVAAVSVGLLQGEPFLDLNYIEDVAATVDFNVVMNQHLGIIEVQGTAEEGSFNRHQLNQLLDFAEKGIQQLLIAQREAITDWDLVFVGD; encoded by the coding sequence ATGGTTTGGCAGCGTCCAGACGGCCGACAACCCTACGAACTCCGTCCCTTGAGCTTTCACACCGGCTTTACTCGTTTTGCCCCCGGCTCTGTGTTAGCAAAATGCGGTGATACTCAAGTAATTTGCACCGTCAGCGTTGCTGAGGGGGTGCCGAAGTTTCTAGCAGGAACTGGCAAAGGTTGGTTAACTGCTGAATATCGAATGCTACCTAGTGCTACACAACAAAGGCATGAGCGAGAATTATTAAAATTGTCTGGACGAACGCAAGAAATCCAACGTTTGATTGGACGCAGCTTACGGGCAGCAATAGATTTTAATATTTTGGGAGAACGCACTTTAACTGTGGATGCCGATGTATTGCAAGCAGATGCAGGAACAAGAACAACAGCGATTACAGGCTCTTTTGTGGCGTTGGCTAATGCAATCTCGCAATTATTGCACCAGGGAGTCATAGAGCGATCGCCTCTCAAGGAACAAGTAGCCGCAGTTTCCGTAGGATTATTACAGGGAGAGCCATTTTTGGATCTGAATTATATCGAAGACGTAGCCGCCACAGTCGATTTTAACGTAGTCATGAACCAACACCTGGGGATTATTGAAGTCCAAGGAACAGCCGAAGAAGGCAGCTTTAACCGTCACCAGTTGAATCAGTTGCTAGATTTTGCAGAAAAAGGAATTCAGCAATTGTTAATCGCCCAGCGAGAAGCCATTACTGACTGGGATTTGGTGTTTGTGGGGGATTGA
- the pgl gene encoding 6-phosphogluconolactonase — translation MNRTVEVLPDQSALVARALELILSKIDTAIQQRGRFTIALSGGSTPKPLYEAIANQNLPWDKIHVFWGDERYVPSDHPDSNELMARRAWLDRVNIPPANIHAIQTDEADPALAATKYERHLQEFFHSASGELPSLDVVLLGMGDDAHTASLFPHTEALKVRDRLITVGNKDSSIRITFTYPFINSARSVIFIVAGTNKRPALAQVFAPVADDFTYPSRFIQPQGELWWLLDAAAGGNQ, via the coding sequence ATGAACAGAACGGTTGAAGTTTTACCGGATCAGTCAGCGCTGGTGGCGCGGGCGCTAGAGTTGATTCTGTCGAAGATAGATACTGCCATTCAGCAGCGGGGACGGTTTACCATCGCCTTATCTGGAGGCAGTACACCTAAGCCGTTGTATGAAGCGATCGCTAATCAAAATCTGCCTTGGGATAAAATTCATGTATTCTGGGGAGATGAACGTTATGTCCCATCCGATCATCCTGATAGCAATGAACTGATGGCGCGTCGCGCTTGGTTGGATCGCGTTAATATCCCTCCAGCGAACATTCACGCCATACAAACCGACGAAGCAGATCCAGCCCTAGCAGCTACTAAGTATGAACGGCATCTGCAAGAATTTTTTCATTCAGCATCCGGAGAATTACCATCTTTAGATGTAGTTTTGCTAGGAATGGGTGATGATGCTCACACTGCCTCTTTGTTTCCGCACACAGAAGCGTTAAAAGTACGCGATCGCCTGATCACTGTGGGCAACAAAGACAGCAGCATCCGCATCACCTTTACTTACCCATTCATCAACTCAGCTCGCAGCGTGATTTTTATCGTTGCAGGTACTAACAAACGACCAGCGTTAGCTCAAGTTTTTGCACCCGTAGCTGATGATTTTACCTACCCATCCCGCTTCATCCAACCCCAAGGAGAACTTTGGTGGTTGCTAGATGCAGCTGCAGGTGGAAATCAGTGA
- a CDS encoding FHA domain-containing protein, with translation MIVCPNCNHPNPDGAVQCEACYTPLPATSNCPSCGATVQADAAFCGQCGYNLQTNVPVAATVVAQTVAPNVQLEVPPLVAPDPLLEPVQPDPAVSPLPPTAMAVPVPSEAPPVVSEQEIPTPPPEAVPEPEPVAAAPEPEPVAAAPEPEPVAAAPEPEPVAAAPEPEASPTVPPTISASRTQLQQVTARLFHVQSDQEIELPQTLSVIHIGKPNDRIPPDVDVSGFPSSEIVSRIHADIRVEGDAHYIEDVGSSNGTYINNLPLLPGNRHRLRPGDRISLGKGDMVTFIFQLS, from the coding sequence ATGATCGTCTGTCCTAATTGCAATCATCCTAACCCAGACGGCGCTGTCCAATGCGAAGCGTGCTACACACCTTTACCAGCGACTAGTAATTGCCCTAGCTGTGGGGCTACTGTGCAAGCAGATGCTGCTTTCTGTGGTCAGTGTGGCTATAACCTACAGACCAACGTACCTGTAGCTGCAACAGTAGTAGCACAAACCGTCGCTCCCAATGTCCAGTTAGAAGTACCGCCACTAGTTGCTCCTGACCCACTTTTAGAACCAGTACAACCAGATCCTGCTGTTTCACCTTTACCACCTACAGCGATGGCAGTACCGGTTCCCTCAGAAGCACCACCAGTCGTGTCTGAGCAAGAAATTCCTACTCCACCTCCCGAAGCAGTACCTGAACCTGAACCAGTAGCCGCAGCACCTGAACCTGAACCAGTAGCCGCAGCACCTGAACCTGAACCAGTAGCCGCAGCACCTGAACCTGAACCAGTAGCCGCAGCGCCCGAACCTGAAGCATCACCTACAGTACCACCTACGATCAGTGCTTCTAGGACACAATTGCAGCAGGTGACAGCACGACTATTCCATGTGCAAAGCGATCAGGAGATTGAATTACCGCAAACTCTATCTGTAATTCATATTGGCAAGCCTAATGACCGTATTCCCCCAGATGTAGATGTTTCCGGGTTTCCCAGTTCGGAAATTGTCTCACGGATTCATGCAGATATTCGCGTTGAGGGAGACGCTCACTACATAGAAGATGTTGGCAGTTCTAATGGTACTTACATTAACAATTTGCCGCTTTTACCAGGGAATCGTCACCGCCTACGACCAGGCGATCGCATCAGCTTGGGTAAAGGAGACATGGTGACATTCATCTTTCAACTCTCTTAA
- a CDS encoding M50 family metallopeptidase, translated as MREPGKNFDNLLPQETPPEVERMGLTWLIAAAIATILLWQVPGGDYILYPFTILATWFHEMGHGLMALLLGGQFQKLEIFSSGSGVATYRIALSLGPIGPGLVAAAGPMGPPIAGAALILASQSFKTASLSLKILGGFLLLSTLVWVRSPFGFVAIPVLGLIILGIALKAPRWVQGLSVQFLGVQACVSTYHQLDYLFSYSAGNLGLSDTAQMQKYLLLPYWFWGGLMAIASLVILARSLQVTYR; from the coding sequence ATGAGGGAACCAGGAAAAAACTTTGACAACTTACTCCCCCAAGAAACCCCGCCAGAAGTAGAACGCATGGGGTTGACTTGGTTAATTGCCGCAGCGATCGCTACTATATTGCTGTGGCAAGTTCCAGGAGGCGATTATATTTTATACCCCTTCACGATTCTGGCTACGTGGTTTCACGAAATGGGTCATGGCTTGATGGCGCTGTTATTGGGGGGACAGTTCCAGAAATTAGAGATTTTTAGTAGCGGTTCTGGTGTCGCCACTTATCGCATCGCTTTGTCATTAGGCCCCATTGGCCCTGGTTTAGTTGCAGCCGCCGGGCCAATGGGGCCGCCAATTGCTGGTGCAGCTTTGATTTTGGCTTCTCAGAGTTTTAAGACAGCTTCCCTGAGTTTGAAGATTTTAGGGGGATTTTTGCTGCTGTCAACATTAGTTTGGGTACGTTCCCCCTTTGGATTTGTCGCCATTCCTGTGTTGGGTTTAATTATCCTAGGTATTGCCCTAAAAGCGCCGCGCTGGGTACAGGGATTGAGTGTGCAATTCTTAGGTGTGCAAGCTTGTGTGAGTACTTACCATCAACTAGATTATTTATTTAGCTACAGTGCTGGAAACCTGGGACTTTCAGATACAGCACAAATGCAGAAGTATTTGCTGTTACCTTACTGGTTTTGGGGTGGATTAATGGCGATCGCATCTTTGGTGATTTTAGCCCGGAGTCTCCAAGTCACCTATCGTTAA